A stretch of Brevundimonas naejangsanensis DNA encodes these proteins:
- a CDS encoding copper resistance system multicopper oxidase produces the protein MTATDRRSLLRGAAGGLGLLAAQGLVPAWARSGTPGLAPTLPTLHGPDVALRVGRSDFTLGGRTGRAVTVNGTLPAPLIRLREGQNVRLSVTNHLDEDTSIHWHGILLPFQMDGVPGISFPGIKPGQTFVYEFPVIQSGTYWYHSHSGLQEAIGHFGPMIIDPAGADPVAYDREQVLVLSDWSFLHPHEILDKLKKSPGYFNRQKTTLAGLIDGSDRMDLAERRMWGAMRMDPRDILDVNGSTYTYLVNGHGPDENWTGLFQPGERVRLRVINASAMSIFNLRIPGLAMSVVNADGVNVRPVEVDELQISVAETYDLIVRPLEDRAYTIVAEAMDRSGMARATLAPRLGMTAEVPPLRAVPNLTMKDMGMGGEMDHAAMGHGPAAGAAADHGAMDHGAMDHSAHGAAPAPDHGSHQSGGMDHSMRDRSLAPPGMAVGVGVDMIAPMPVDRLGDRPLGLEDAPHRVLVYTDLVSLEPNRDQRPPSRALEIHLTGNMERFMWGFDGRKFSEIVEPIRFERDERVRVTLVNDTMMAHPIHLHGHFFQLVNGAPDGHQPMKHTVNVAPGGKVSFDLTADAPGDWAFHCHMLMHMHAGMFNVVTVRPLDGAAR, from the coding sequence ATGACGGCGACGGACCGCAGAAGCCTTCTGCGCGGCGCGGCTGGGGGGCTGGGCCTGCTGGCGGCGCAAGGGTTGGTTCCCGCCTGGGCGCGCAGCGGCACGCCGGGCCTGGCGCCGACGCTGCCGACGCTGCACGGGCCGGACGTGGCGCTGAGGGTGGGCCGTTCCGACTTCACCCTGGGCGGCCGCACCGGCCGCGCCGTGACCGTCAACGGCACGCTCCCGGCGCCGCTGATCCGCCTGCGCGAGGGACAGAATGTCCGCCTGTCCGTGACCAACCATCTGGACGAAGACACCTCGATCCACTGGCACGGCATCCTGCTGCCGTTCCAGATGGACGGCGTGCCGGGCATCAGCTTCCCCGGCATCAAGCCCGGCCAGACCTTCGTCTATGAGTTCCCGGTGATCCAGTCGGGCACCTACTGGTATCACAGCCATTCGGGGCTTCAGGAAGCCATCGGCCACTTCGGCCCCATGATCATCGACCCGGCGGGCGCCGATCCGGTCGCCTATGATCGCGAGCAGGTCCTGGTCCTGTCGGACTGGAGCTTCCTGCATCCGCACGAGATCCTGGACAAGCTGAAGAAGAGCCCCGGCTACTTCAACCGCCAGAAGACGACGCTGGCCGGGCTGATCGACGGGTCGGACCGCATGGACCTGGCCGAGCGGCGCATGTGGGGCGCGATGCGCATGGACCCGCGCGACATCCTCGACGTCAACGGCTCGACCTACACCTATCTGGTCAACGGGCATGGGCCGGACGAGAACTGGACCGGGCTGTTCCAGCCGGGCGAGCGGGTGCGGCTGCGCGTCATCAACGCCTCGGCCATGTCCATCTTCAACCTGCGCATCCCGGGCCTGGCGATGAGCGTGGTCAACGCCGACGGCGTGAACGTCCGCCCGGTCGAGGTCGATGAACTGCAGATTTCGGTGGCCGAGACCTATGACCTGATCGTCCGCCCCCTCGAGGACCGCGCCTACACCATCGTGGCCGAAGCCATGGACCGTTCCGGCATGGCCCGCGCCACCCTGGCCCCGCGCCTGGGCATGACGGCTGAAGTCCCGCCGCTGCGCGCCGTCCCCAACCTGACCATGAAGGACATGGGCATGGGGGGCGAGATGGACCACGCCGCCATGGGCCACGGCCCGGCCGCCGGCGCCGCCGCCGATCACGGCGCGATGGATCACGGCGCCATGGACCACTCCGCCCACGGCGCGGCGCCCGCGCCCGATCACGGCAGCCATCAGTCTGGCGGCATGGACCACAGCATGCGCGACCGCAGCCTCGCCCCGCCGGGCATGGCGGTGGGCGTCGGCGTCGACATGATCGCCCCCATGCCGGTCGACCGGCTGGGCGACCGGCCGCTGGGGCTGGAGGACGCGCCACACCGGGTGCTGGTCTATACCGATCTGGTCTCTCTGGAGCCCAACAGGGACCAACGGCCGCCGTCGCGCGCGCTGGAAATCCACCTGACCGGCAACATGGAGCGCTTCATGTGGGGCTTCGACGGGCGGAAATTCTCCGAGATCGTCGAGCCGATCCGCTTCGAGCGGGACGAGCGGGTGCGCGTGACCCTGGTCAACGACACCATGATGGCCCACCCCATCCACCTGCACGGCCACTTCTTCCAGCTGGTCAACGGCGCGCCTGACGGCCATCAGCCGATGAAGCACACGGTCAACGTCGCCCCCGGCGGCAAGGTCAGCTTCGACCTGACCGCCGACGCGCCGGGCGACTGGGCCTTCCACTGCCACATGCTGATGCACATGCACGCGGGGATGTTCAACGTCGTCACCGTCCGCCCCCTCGACGGAGCCGCCCGATGA
- a CDS encoding ATP-dependent helicase: MTDLPAPRISDLARAQSPQSAPQSAAADYLAGLNPEQREAVETTEGPVLVLAGAGTGKTRVLTTRLAHILATGRAKPWELLVVTFTNKAAREMRERIGHLMGPSAEGLRWLGTFHSVAAQILRRHAELVGLKSSFTILDTDDQERLLKQLLEAANIDTKRFTPKSLAHMIDHWKNRGWTPDKLPPGEDFANGKGPALYAAYQARLATLNACDFGDLLLHNITILSKHADLAEEYRRRFRYILVDEYQDTNVAQYLWLRLLTSSTGNVCCVGDDDQSIYGWRGAEVDNILRFERDFPGAKVIRLERNYRSTKHILGAASALIAANQDRLGKTLWTEDDSGDKVRVRGVWDGEAEARLIADEIETARKQGMNYKDMAVLVRASFQMRAFEERFLMLAIPYVVIGGPRFFERAEIRDAHAYLRLIQSEDDDLAFERIVNTPKRGIGDTSVQRILHIARENGVSAMRAVRHLITTDELQARTRTPLANFVRDLDRWRDLMAMGTPHWQVTETLLDESGYTAMQKADRTSGQTRLDNLKELTQSMQQFETLQAYLEHVSLVMDLERRDENADGSGSVQIMTLHGAKGLEFPLVFLPGWEEGVFPSQRSIDEKGVKGLEEERRLAYVGVTRAKQDARISFAANRMVYGRWTSQLPSRFVDELPLAHVEPQSDTGYYGASTGMKEAKSRWDDAPSFGGGYSSPGWKRAQTYTAAQTPKPAYARRAVIEGEGRLIATADPKATSGWSRGDRVFHQKFGYGHVRAVEGNKLVVTFDKAGEKKVIDTFVEKA, translated from the coding sequence GTGACCGACCTGCCCGCTCCTCGCATCTCCGACCTCGCCCGCGCCCAGAGTCCGCAAAGTGCTCCGCAGAGCGCGGCGGCCGACTATCTGGCGGGCCTGAACCCCGAACAGCGCGAGGCGGTGGAGACGACCGAGGGGCCGGTCCTCGTCCTCGCCGGCGCCGGCACGGGCAAGACGCGCGTCCTGACCACCCGTCTGGCGCACATTCTGGCGACCGGCCGGGCCAAGCCGTGGGAGCTGCTGGTCGTCACCTTCACCAACAAGGCCGCGCGCGAGATGCGCGAGCGGATCGGCCATTTGATGGGTCCCTCGGCCGAGGGGCTGCGCTGGCTGGGCACCTTCCACTCGGTCGCGGCGCAGATCCTGCGCCGTCATGCGGAGTTGGTCGGGCTGAAATCCAGCTTCACCATCCTGGACACCGACGATCAGGAGCGACTGCTGAAGCAGCTGCTGGAAGCCGCCAACATCGACACCAAGCGGTTCACGCCCAAGTCGCTGGCCCATATGATCGACCACTGGAAGAACCGCGGCTGGACGCCCGACAAGCTGCCGCCGGGCGAGGACTTCGCCAACGGCAAGGGGCCCGCCCTGTACGCCGCCTATCAGGCGCGGCTGGCGACGCTGAACGCCTGCGACTTCGGCGACCTGCTGCTGCACAACATCACCATTCTGTCGAAACATGCTGATCTGGCTGAAGAATATCGTCGCCGGTTCCGCTATATTCTGGTGGACGAATATCAGGACACCAACGTCGCCCAGTACCTGTGGCTGCGGCTGCTGACCTCCTCGACCGGGAACGTTTGCTGCGTCGGCGACGACGATCAGTCGATCTACGGCTGGCGCGGGGCCGAGGTGGACAACATCCTGCGCTTCGAGCGCGATTTCCCCGGCGCCAAGGTCATCCGGCTGGAGCGCAATTACCGCTCGACCAAGCACATCCTCGGCGCCGCCTCGGCCCTGATTGCGGCCAATCAGGACCGGCTGGGCAAGACCCTGTGGACCGAGGACGACAGCGGCGACAAGGTGCGCGTGCGCGGCGTCTGGGACGGCGAGGCCGAGGCCCGCCTGATCGCCGACGAGATCGAAACCGCGCGCAAGCAGGGCATGAATTACAAGGACATGGCCGTCCTTGTTCGCGCGTCTTTCCAGATGCGGGCGTTTGAAGAACGCTTCCTGATGCTGGCCATTCCCTATGTCGTCATCGGCGGCCCGCGCTTCTTCGAGCGGGCGGAAATCCGCGACGCCCACGCTTACTTGCGGCTGATCCAGTCCGAGGACGACGACCTGGCGTTCGAGCGCATCGTCAACACGCCCAAGCGCGGCATCGGCGACACCAGCGTCCAGAGGATCCTGCACATCGCGCGCGAGAACGGCGTCTCGGCCATGCGGGCGGTGCGCCACCTGATCACCACGGACGAGCTTCAGGCCCGCACCCGCACGCCGCTGGCCAACTTCGTGCGCGATCTGGACCGCTGGCGCGATCTGATGGCCATGGGCACGCCGCACTGGCAGGTGACGGAGACCCTGCTGGACGAGAGCGGCTACACCGCCATGCAGAAGGCCGACCGCACCAGCGGCCAAACCCGGCTCGACAACCTGAAGGAACTGACCCAGTCGATGCAGCAATTCGAGACGCTGCAGGCCTATCTGGAGCATGTCTCCCTGGTCATGGACCTGGAGCGCCGCGACGAGAACGCCGATGGCTCGGGCTCGGTGCAGATCATGACCCTGCACGGCGCCAAGGGGCTGGAATTCCCTCTGGTCTTCCTGCCGGGCTGGGAGGAAGGCGTCTTCCCCAGCCAGCGCAGCATCGACGAGAAGGGCGTGAAGGGGCTGGAGGAGGAACGCCGCCTGGCCTACGTCGGCGTCACCCGCGCCAAGCAGGACGCGCGCATCAGCTTCGCCGCCAACCGCATGGTCTATGGCCGCTGGACCTCGCAACTGCCCAGCCGCTTCGTCGATGAACTGCCCCTCGCCCACGTCGAGCCTCAGTCCGACACCGGCTACTACGGCGCCTCGACCGGGATGAAGGAGGCCAAGAGCCGCTGGGACGACGCCCCCTCCTTCGGCGGCGGCTATTCCAGCCCCGGCTGGAAACGCGCCCAGACCTACACCGCCGCCCAGACGCCCAAGCCCGCCTACGCCCGCCGCGCGGTGATCGAGGGCGAAGGCCGCCTGATCGCCACCGCCGATCCCAAGGCGACGTCCGGCTGGTCGCGCGGCGACCGGGTCTTCCACCAGAAGTTCGGCTACGGCCACGTCCGCGCGGTCGAGGGCAACAAGCTGGTCGTGACCTTCGACAAGGCGGGCGAGAAGAAGGTCATCGACACCTTCGTGGAGAAGGCGTGA
- a CDS encoding ABC transporter permease, with product MALGAAVVALAPLAGVVWAAMQPGLADIAGKDVARYALTSGALALGVAAATAVVGSLAAWLTAMHRFPGRDVFAWALALPLAAPAFALAYAYAQLFDVAGPLRMGMRAGFGWDLPIQMRSAPGAIFVLSCAFYPYVFLAMRAAFLNQSVHPLEAARTLGCSARQAFVQVALPLARPALAAGMALAVMETLADYGAVQFLSVQTLTTGVVRAWSVYGSPASAARFALPLLATAAVLLWLERWGRRGRGYESAHARYRPLQAEALTGWRAVAATGFCLTLLTLALILPVGFLLLRSLEVTPGWSRLLAAAGRTLGMGALGAGATVILATLLALGATRLPVTARIASLGYATPGAVMAIGLLAPAAVLWRLSPGSSSGLVVGVALLTYAYAARLMAAALEPIEAGFAKVTPAMIGAARNLGRSETGAALAIQLPIARGALLTAALIVFIDVLKELPATLILRPFDFDTLAVLASNYAGDERLPQAGWPALMIIALALPGVIWLTRKIAASRPGASQ from the coding sequence ATGGCCCTCGGCGCGGCCGTGGTCGCCCTGGCGCCGCTGGCGGGCGTGGTCTGGGCGGCGATGCAGCCGGGCCTGGCCGATATCGCCGGCAAGGACGTGGCGCGCTACGCCCTGACCTCGGGCGCTCTGGCCCTGGGCGTGGCGGCGGCGACGGCGGTCGTCGGCTCCCTGGCCGCCTGGCTGACGGCCATGCATCGGTTTCCGGGGCGGGACGTCTTCGCCTGGGCCCTGGCCCTGCCGCTGGCGGCGCCCGCCTTCGCCCTGGCCTACGCCTACGCCCAGTTGTTCGACGTGGCGGGGCCCCTGCGGATGGGGATGCGGGCCGGGTTCGGCTGGGACCTGCCGATCCAGATGCGGTCGGCGCCGGGGGCGATCTTCGTCCTGAGCTGCGCCTTCTACCCTTACGTCTTCCTGGCCATGCGGGCGGCCTTCCTCAACCAGTCGGTGCATCCCCTGGAGGCCGCGCGCACCCTAGGCTGTTCGGCCCGCCAGGCCTTCGTCCAGGTCGCCCTGCCCCTGGCCCGCCCGGCCCTGGCGGCGGGCATGGCCCTGGCCGTGATGGAGACCCTGGCCGACTATGGCGCGGTGCAATTCCTCAGCGTCCAGACCCTGACCACGGGCGTGGTGCGAGCCTGGTCGGTCTATGGCTCGCCGGCCTCGGCGGCACGCTTTGCCCTGCCCCTGCTGGCGACGGCGGCGGTGCTGCTGTGGCTCGAGCGCTGGGGCCGCAGGGGCCGAGGCTATGAGAGCGCCCACGCCCGCTATCGCCCGTTGCAGGCCGAGGCCCTGACCGGCTGGCGCGCCGTGGCGGCCACCGGATTCTGCCTGACCCTCCTGACCCTGGCCCTGATCCTGCCGGTCGGCTTCCTGCTGCTGCGGTCGCTGGAGGTCACGCCCGGCTGGTCGCGGCTTCTGGCGGCGGCGGGACGGACGCTGGGCATGGGCGCGCTGGGCGCGGGCGCCACCGTGATCCTGGCCACCCTGCTGGCGTTGGGCGCGACGCGGCTGCCGGTGACGGCGCGGATCGCCAGCCTGGGCTATGCGACGCCGGGCGCCGTCATGGCCATCGGCCTGCTGGCGCCGGCCGCCGTGCTGTGGCGGCTGTCGCCGGGCTCCAGTTCAGGCCTGGTCGTCGGGGTGGCCCTGCTGACCTACGCCTATGCCGCGCGCCTGATGGCGGCGGCGCTCGAGCCCATCGAAGCCGGCTTCGCCAAGGTCACCCCCGCCATGATCGGCGCCGCCCGCAACCTGGGCCGCAGCGAGACCGGCGCCGCCCTGGCGATCCAGCTGCCCATCGCGCGCGGCGCCCTGCTGACCGCCGCCCTGATCGTCTTCATCGACGTGCTGAAGGAGCTGCCGGCCACCCTGATCCTGCGGCCCTTCGACTTCGACACCCTGGCGGTTCTGGCCTCCAACTACGCCGGCGACGAGCGACTGCCGCAGGCAGGCTGGCCCGCGCTGATGATCATCGCCCTGGCCCTGCCCGGCGTGATCTGGCTGACGCGCAAGATCGCCGCCTCCCGCCCCGGAGCTTCGCAATGA
- a CDS encoding DUF488 domain-containing protein: MKVALKRVYEPPAAGDGTRILVDRLWPRGLTKEKAHVDLWLKEVAPSTELRRWFGHDPARWAEFQRRYHDELKANPDAVAELKAAIGARPATLVYGARDEEHNDAVVLADWLATSAGS, encoded by the coding sequence GTGAAGGTCGCGCTCAAACGAGTCTATGAGCCGCCAGCCGCCGGTGACGGCACGCGCATCCTGGTCGACCGCCTGTGGCCGCGCGGCCTCACCAAGGAGAAGGCGCACGTCGATCTGTGGCTCAAGGAGGTCGCCCCCAGCACGGAGCTGCGCCGCTGGTTCGGTCACGACCCGGCGCGATGGGCGGAGTTCCAGCGCCGTTACCACGACGAACTAAAAGCCAATCCCGACGCCGTGGCCGAGTTGAAGGCGGCGATCGGCGCTCGTCCGGCGACCCTGGTCTATGGCGCCAGGGACGAAGAGCATAATGACGCCGTCGTCCTGGCTGACTGGCTGGCTACTTCAGCCGGTAGCTGA
- a CDS encoding extracellular solute-binding protein — protein MSRRLVTLAAVALGALALAACGQKDAAADKAGQGGVLNLYTARHYDADQKLYDLFAQKTGIEVKRIEGKPDELIARMKAEGANSPADVFIAADAGALWRAQDAGLFQPAASDALDRLIPANLRAPDGQWFGFSRRARVVAYDPAKVKPEEIDDYAKLAAPRFKGKLCVRSGDNVYNLSLVGALIEAWGPERAKQWVEGVVANMARPPEGGDRDQIRAVAAGVCEVALTNSYYFIRMAAGDDAGDRQIAEKLKLGFPSLDGQGSHVNISGGGLAAHAPNRANAVKFLEFLASPEAQAIVSQYNYEYPAVADAAPSPAVAPYADFKANPMSVARYGVHQAQAQSMISAAGWR, from the coding sequence ATGAGCCGTCGCCTCGTCACACTCGCCGCCGTCGCCCTGGGCGCCCTGGCGCTCGCCGCCTGCGGCCAGAAGGACGCCGCCGCCGACAAGGCCGGCCAGGGCGGCGTGCTGAACCTCTACACCGCGCGCCACTACGACGCCGACCAGAAGCTCTATGACCTGTTCGCCCAGAAGACCGGCATCGAGGTCAAGCGCATCGAGGGCAAGCCCGACGAACTGATCGCCCGCATGAAGGCCGAGGGCGCCAACAGCCCCGCCGACGTCTTCATCGCCGCCGATGCCGGCGCCCTGTGGCGCGCCCAGGACGCGGGGCTGTTCCAGCCCGCCGCCTCGGACGCGCTGGACCGCCTCATCCCCGCCAATCTGCGCGCCCCGGACGGCCAGTGGTTCGGCTTCTCGCGCCGCGCCCGCGTGGTCGCCTACGACCCCGCCAAGGTGAAGCCGGAAGAGATCGACGACTACGCCAAGCTGGCTGCGCCGCGCTTCAAGGGCAAGCTGTGCGTCCGCTCGGGCGACAACGTCTACAACCTGTCGCTGGTCGGCGCCCTGATCGAGGCCTGGGGGCCGGAGCGCGCCAAGCAGTGGGTCGAAGGCGTCGTCGCCAACATGGCCCGCCCGCCCGAAGGCGGCGACCGCGACCAGATCCGCGCCGTGGCGGCGGGGGTCTGCGAAGTGGCCCTGACCAACAGCTACTACTTCATCCGCATGGCCGCCGGCGACGACGCCGGCGACCGCCAGATCGCCGAGAAGCTGAAGCTGGGCTTCCCGTCGCTGGACGGCCAGGGCTCGCACGTCAACATCTCGGGCGGCGGCCTGGCGGCCCATGCGCCGAACCGCGCGAACGCGGTGAAGTTCCTGGAGTTCCTGGCCTCGCCGGAAGCCCAGGCCATCGTCTCGCAATACAACTATGAATACCCGGCCGTGGCCGACGCCGCCCCTTCCCCCGCGGTCGCCCCCTACGCCGACTTCAAGGCCAACCCGATGTCCGTCGCCCGCTATGGCGTGCATCAAGCTCAGGCCCAGTCGATGATCAGCGCGGCGGGCTGGCGATAA
- a CDS encoding DNA topoisomerase IV subunit B — protein MDDLFSKLDDAEPAKPAPAPAPALAPRPAPAPLVAAPAAPVHDPKVELTSHASTATAAATGYSASSIEVLEGLEPVRKRPGMYIGGTDERALHHLFAEVLDNAMDEAVAKHAKLITVDLDAEGYLSVRDDGRGIPVDPHPRHPGKSALEVVMTVLHSGGKFSGKAYETSGGLHGVGVSVVNALSESLDVTVWRDGFEWRQSFSRGHVQGPIQQVGPSRKKGTLIRFKPDEQIFGVGATFKPARLFRMTRAKAYLFRGVEIRWTCAPERITDQTPAQATLHFPGGLADALAERVGEIETVTPVFAGRVERKGEAGALEWAVTWSPIGFGDVDSFVASYCNTVSTPDGGTHEAGFRAALVKGLKAYGELINEKRAAQITAEDVIANAGALISIFIRNPEFQGQTKDRLSSPEGARLAEQLLRDPFDHWLTESPKQANALLGFVVDRAEDRLRRRKDKEVQRAAATRKLRLPGKLSDCSRQAAEGTELFIVEGDSAGGSAKQARDRTTQAILPLRGKILNVASATADKLRQNIELTDLMLALGVQAGSRFSVDDLRYERVVIMTDADVDGAHIAALLITFFYRSMPDLIRQGRLYMALPPLYRISAGPLSEYARDDAHRDELLATVFKGKKTEIGRFKGLGEMMASQLKETTMDPKKRTLARVSLPDSEEEIEDLVERLMGRKAEARYQFIQENARFAVADLDV, from the coding sequence ATGGACGATCTGTTTTCCAAGCTCGACGACGCCGAACCGGCCAAGCCCGCCCCTGCTCCTGCGCCGGCTCTCGCGCCAAGGCCTGCGCCTGCGCCCCTGGTCGCGGCCCCGGCCGCGCCCGTGCATGATCCCAAGGTCGAGCTGACGTCCCACGCCAGCACGGCGACGGCGGCTGCCACCGGATACTCCGCCTCCTCGATCGAGGTGCTGGAGGGGCTGGAGCCCGTCCGCAAGCGCCCCGGCATGTACATCGGCGGCACCGACGAGCGCGCCCTGCACCACCTGTTCGCCGAAGTCCTGGACAACGCCATGGACGAGGCGGTGGCCAAGCACGCCAAGCTGATCACCGTCGACCTGGACGCCGAGGGCTATCTGTCGGTGCGCGACGACGGGCGCGGCATCCCGGTCGATCCGCACCCGCGCCATCCGGGCAAGTCGGCGCTGGAAGTCGTCATGACGGTGCTGCACTCGGGCGGCAAATTCTCGGGCAAGGCCTATGAGACCTCGGGCGGCCTGCACGGCGTCGGCGTCTCGGTCGTCAACGCCCTGTCGGAGAGCCTGGACGTCACGGTGTGGCGCGACGGCTTCGAATGGCGCCAGTCCTTCAGCCGCGGCCATGTGCAGGGCCCGATCCAGCAGGTCGGCCCGTCCAGAAAGAAGGGCACCTTGATCCGGTTCAAGCCGGACGAGCAGATCTTCGGCGTCGGCGCGACCTTCAAGCCCGCCCGCCTGTTCCGCATGACGCGGGCCAAGGCCTATCTGTTCCGCGGCGTCGAAATCCGCTGGACCTGCGCGCCCGAACGCATCACCGACCAGACCCCCGCCCAGGCGACGCTGCACTTCCCCGGCGGCCTAGCCGACGCCCTGGCCGAGCGCGTGGGCGAGATCGAGACGGTCACCCCCGTCTTCGCCGGGCGCGTCGAGCGCAAGGGCGAGGCCGGCGCCCTGGAATGGGCCGTCACCTGGTCGCCGATCGGCTTCGGCGACGTCGACAGCTTCGTCGCCTCCTACTGCAACACCGTCTCGACCCCCGACGGCGGCACGCATGAGGCCGGCTTCCGCGCCGCCCTGGTCAAGGGGCTGAAGGCCTATGGCGAGCTGATCAACGAGAAGCGCGCCGCCCAGATCACGGCGGAAGACGTCATCGCCAACGCCGGCGCCCTGATCTCCATCTTCATCCGCAATCCCGAGTTCCAGGGTCAGACCAAGGACCGCCTGTCCTCGCCCGAGGGCGCGCGCCTGGCCGAGCAACTGCTGCGCGACCCCTTCGACCACTGGCTGACCGAAAGCCCGAAACAGGCCAACGCCCTGCTCGGCTTCGTCGTCGACCGCGCCGAGGACCGCCTGCGACGCCGCAAGGACAAGGAAGTCCAGCGCGCCGCCGCCACGCGCAAGCTGCGCCTGCCCGGCAAGCTGTCGGACTGCTCACGGCAAGCCGCCGAGGGCACCGAACTGTTCATCGTCGAGGGCGACTCGGCCGGCGGCTCGGCCAAGCAGGCGCGCGACCGCACCACCCAGGCCATCCTGCCCCTGCGGGGCAAGATCCTGAACGTCGCCTCGGCCACGGCGGATAAGCTGCGCCAGAACATCGAGCTGACCGACCTGATGCTGGCCCTCGGCGTCCAGGCGGGCAGCCGCTTCAGCGTCGACGACCTGCGCTATGAGCGCGTGGTCATCATGACCGACGCCGACGTCGACGGCGCCCACATCGCGGCCCTGCTGATCACCTTCTTCTATCGCTCCATGCCGGACCTGATCCGCCAGGGGCGGCTCTATATGGCCCTGCCCCCGCTCTATCGGATTTCGGCGGGCCCGCTGTCGGAATACGCCCGCGACGACGCCCACCGCGACGAGCTGCTGGCCACCGTCTTCAAGGGCAAGAAGACCGAGATCGGCCGGTTCAAGGGTCTGGGCGAGATGATGGCCTCTCAGCTTAAAGAGACCACGATGGACCCGAAAAAGCGGACCCTGGCGCGCGTCTCCCTGCCCGACAGCGAGGAAGAGATCGAGGACCTGGTCGAGCGCCTGATGGGCCGCAAGGCCGAGGCACGCTATCAGTTCATCCAGGAAAACGCGCGGTTCGCCGTCGCCGACCTCGACGTCTGA
- a CDS encoding copper resistance protein B, with the protein MSRALFAAVAVLPLMLAAGSAVAQSHGGHAGHGAPVAPAADPHAGHNMSPAPTAGADPHAGHGMNGMPKVPAQTRAADPHAGHDMGAAAAVQTTTTQPTAKTCACPKCADGGAAHDCSMPGASTADPHAGHDMGNMSTAPAAAPAADPHAGHDMDAMQTAPVDPHAGHDMGAPADHDAHAGHQAASAPAAIPVAGPPPGALSGPAHAADSLFGAEAMAGSRRQLLRENGNVRATAVIVDHVEAGFGDRAETYGWDVQGWTGGDINRFWWKTEGEGDVDDGLHGVEVQALYSRAVAPFWDVQAGVRHDFNRGRDDATHLVLGVQGVAPHWWEVDAAAFLSTEGDLTARVSAEYDQRITQTLILQPAFSLDLAASDIPERETGAGLVAATAALRLRYEIRKEFAPYVGVEWRRAFGDTADYARARGEDADGARLVVGITAWF; encoded by the coding sequence ATGAGCCGCGCCCTGTTCGCCGCCGTCGCGGTCCTGCCCCTGATGCTGGCCGCCGGTTCCGCCGTCGCCCAGAGCCACGGAGGTCATGCAGGCCACGGCGCCCCCGTCGCGCCTGCCGCCGATCCCCACGCGGGCCACAATATGAGCCCGGCTCCGACGGCGGGAGCCGACCCGCACGCCGGTCACGGCATGAACGGGATGCCGAAGGTTCCGGCCCAGACGCGCGCCGCCGACCCTCATGCGGGGCACGACATGGGCGCGGCTGCGGCCGTTCAGACGACGACGACGCAGCCGACGGCCAAGACCTGCGCCTGCCCGAAATGCGCCGACGGCGGCGCGGCCCATGACTGCTCCATGCCCGGCGCATCGACGGCCGATCCCCACGCGGGCCATGACATGGGCAACATGTCGACGGCTCCGGCCGCGGCGCCCGCTGCTGATCCTCATGCCGGCCACGACATGGACGCGATGCAGACGGCGCCCGTCGATCCTCACGCCGGCCACGACATGGGCGCTCCCGCGGATCACGACGCCCATGCCGGTCATCAGGCCGCGAGCGCCCCAGCCGCCATCCCCGTCGCGGGACCGCCCCCCGGCGCCCTCTCCGGCCCGGCCCATGCGGCGGACAGCCTGTTCGGCGCCGAGGCCATGGCCGGGTCGCGTCGCCAGCTGCTGCGCGAGAACGGCAACGTGCGCGCTACCGCCGTCATCGTCGACCACGTCGAGGCGGGCTTCGGCGACAGGGCCGAGACCTACGGCTGGGACGTCCAGGGCTGGACCGGCGGCGACATCAACCGCTTCTGGTGGAAGACCGAGGGCGAAGGCGACGTCGACGACGGCCTGCACGGCGTCGAGGTGCAGGCCCTGTACAGCCGCGCCGTCGCGCCCTTCTGGGACGTGCAGGCCGGGGTGCGCCACGACTTCAACCGGGGCCGCGACGACGCGACCCATCTGGTTCTGGGCGTCCAGGGCGTGGCTCCGCACTGGTGGGAGGTGGACGCCGCCGCCTTCCTGTCGACCGAGGGCGACCTGACCGCCCGCGTCAGCGCCGAATACGACCAGAGGATCACCCAGACGCTGATCCTGCAGCCCGCCTTCAGCCTGGACCTGGCGGCCAGCGACATCCCCGAACGGGAAACCGGCGCGGGCCTGGTCGCGGCGACCGCCGCCCTGCGGCTGCGCTATGAGATCCGCAAGGAGTTCGCCCCCTATGTCGGCGTCGAATGGCGCCGGGCGTTCGGCGACACGGCGGACTACGCACGGGCTCGCGGCGAGGATGCGGACGGCGCCCGGCTGGTGGTCGGGATCACGGCCTGGTTCTGA